The stretch of DNA CGAATACACCGCCGAGACCGACGCCATGGGCACTCTCCGCTTCATCGACGCCATAAAGGAGACCGGCCTTGCCACCCGGTTCTACCAGGCCTCGACCAGCGAGCTTTACGGCAAGGTGCAAGCGATTCCCCAGAGCGAAACCACGCCCTTTTACCCGCGCTCGCCCTACGGCGTCGCCAAGCTCTACGCCTACTGGATCATCGTCAATTATCGTGAGGCCTACAACCTTTTTGCCTGCAATGGCATCCTCTTCAACCACGAGTCGCCCCGGCGTGGCGAGACCTTCGTCACTCGCAAGATCACCCGCGCGGTGGCACGCATCGCGCTCGGGCTGGAGGAGACCGTATATCTCGGCAATCTCGCCGCGCAGCGCGACTGGGGCTACGCCCCTGAGTATGTCGATGGAATGTGGCGAATGCTGCAGCAGCCCGAGCCCGGGGATTACGTCCTTGCCACCGGAGTGATGCACACGGTGCGCGAATTCGCCGATCTGTCCTTCCGCGAGATCGGCGTGGAGCTGGACTGGACAGGAACGGGGCGTGAGGAGAAGGGCATCGACCCCAAAACCGGCAAGGTGCGCGTAGCCGTAGATCCCAACTATTTCCGCCCAACCGAGGTCGATCTTCTGGTCGGGGATGCGGGCAAGGCGCGCAGGATGCTCGGCTGGGAGGCGAAGACGACCCTGCCCGAGCTGGTGCACCTCATGGTTCAGGCCGATCTGGAAAAAGTCAAGCGCCGGGGCTATTGAGCTTCCTTTTCATGCTGCGCGGGACCTTTGGCTTTCAACGCCCGGACATGGTCAGACCTGGCGGCATGAGTTACCTCCGCCTCCTCCGGCGTGCCCCGGCGCACGAGAGCGGTAGATTCCGATGAACAGGCAGGTGAATGTGAAAAAAGACAGTAAGGTTTATATCGCCGGCCACAAGGGCATGGTCGGATCGGCTCTGGTGCGCACTCTCGAGGCCAAGGGCTACCGCCGTCTGCTGGTGCGCACCCTGGAGGAGCTCGACATTCTCGACCAGGCGGCGGTTTTCAAATTCATGGCTGCTGAAAAGCCCGATTTCGTTTTCATCGCCGCGGCGAAGGTGGGAGGGATCCTCGCCAACAACACCTTTCGCGCCCAATTCATCTACGAGAATCTGCAGATCCAGGCCAACCTCATCCATGCCGCCCATCTCAGCGGAGTGCAAAAGCTCCTCTTCCTCGGCAGCTCCTGCATCTATCCCAAGCTGGCGCCGCAGCCGATCCGCGAGGAGCACCTGCTCACCGGCCCGCTCGAATCGACCAATGAGCCCTACGCCATCGCCAAGATCGCCGGCATC from bacterium encodes:
- the gmd gene encoding GDP-mannose 4,6-dehydratase; translated protein: MKKALITGITGQDGSYLAELLLDKGYEVHGIIRRSSSFNTGRIDHLFNDTALHDKRFFLYHGDLTDSSNLNRLLEKINPDEIYNLAAQSHVKVSFELPEYTAETDAMGTLRFIDAIKETGLATRFYQASTSELYGKVQAIPQSETTPFYPRSPYGVAKLYAYWIIVNYREAYNLFACNGILFNHESPRRGETFVTRKITRAVARIALGLEETVYLGNLAAQRDWGYAPEYVDGMWRMLQQPEPGDYVLATGVMHTVREFADLSFREIGVELDWTGTGREEKGIDPKTGKVRVAVDPNYFRPTEVDLLVGDAGKARRMLGWEAKTTLPELVHLMVQADLEKVKRRGY